The window GACTTGCTCTTACCGCCCGATCCGACATTGCCCACGCTACCCCCGGTCCCGGACTCTGGCTTCTTGGacttccctttccctccacTGCCACTATTCcttgctcctcctcctcctcctccaccacctcttcctccgcctTCGAACATCTTTTCCCGCTTCTTGATCTGGTTAAGGTCGTTGACCGGTGCCTCGGCGATGTCATCGTTAAGGATGTTGATCGCATCGGCGGGGGCGGTCTTGTCGATAGGCGCTGCGAGAACGCCCACGACGAGGGCGGACGTAAAGAAAAGGACTGAGATCTTCATCCTGCGTGTTGGTGATTGAGGTGGTACCGGGAGCTTTTCAAAGGTCTTTTGATGGTTTAAAAGAGTGTGATTGCCGAAATGCTTGGGATTGTTGTTGAAGTTTTGTAGGCTTTTATCAGTGTCAAATTGAAGAGTTGAGTGGTTTGATGTatctcttcctttctttaCGACAATATGATGCGCATTTATAAATTTCAGGTCTAGACGCAGAGGTTTGGTAACTTGTCCGTTTGTGCCCATCTCTCATCAACAACTGAGACATGACTCCAAGAATTGAACTCTTCTGTCAGTTCTCATACAATCCCAAGAGTCATgttctcgccggcgtcgcgcGGCCGTTGTGCTTGAGCAGCCCGCAGAAACCAAATGGCGATGTATCGACAGATGCCTAGAAAGGTGGTGTATCCGACGGTGCCCAACGGACGCTGTTTCACATGTCCCTTTTTACTTGAAGTCATGTATCTGCATCTGGGCTCTCTCTATACATGTTTCGGAATCTGAACAAGTCATCTTGGTATCTACATGGAAAGATTCAAGTACCATTTCTTTTCCACAGCGTGCGCTCGGAAAGACCGGTGAACCCAAGCACGTTTCAGATTTGCCTGTCTCAACTTTCAGTTCCTTTGCGTCCGTGAGGTACTGAGTTATCGCTCGGCGAAGAACATCTGTCGAAATTAGTAGTTCTATTGCTTCTAGGCCGTTGTTGTTCCTTGTTGCTTGTTGTCGATAGGGTGATTTCTCCCTATAGGAAACTTGCCAACATGTCAAGTGAGTTGCACGACTCATTGCTGTTGCCACTAGCCAACTTTCACTGCTGAATAGATTGTTACGAGATGTGTCATGAAGCTTTCTTTGATTACAACACTCGGGAAATAAAAACAACGCTATGAATAACAGATGAACTATGCCATGCCCGATTGCAGGCCCTTGATGGCCACCATTGCACCCCACGCGCCGGGATCGGGATGGAACGTGGTATCCTTCTCCGACACGGCAACATATGTCGCCCGACCGAGCTTCGCCTTGGTCTTCCTCGTGTACTCGGCACCCTggaccgccgcctcgacagCCTGCTCGAACCCGCCGTCGCGGATGGCCGAGACAAAGGGGATCAGCACGTCGAGGATGGTGCGGTCTCCGATCTTGGCAGGCGTGTAGTGGCCCAGCTGCTCCAGGCCGGACGTGAGGGCCAGAGTCCAGAGGGACAGGATGCCCTGCGACCGCGCGAGGTGCGCGTGCTCCTGGACGGAGTTGCTGagggagacgaagaagatgccgaggatgccgccTAGTGTGCCGCCCATCTTGCTCTCGACAatctcctcgagctcgtgAAGAACGGAGACGATGGATCCCTCGGAGGCGATCCCTCTGTTCtccagggcgtcgaggaggtgggAGGCGCCCGTCTTGAGGGTCTCGCCGcagtcgccgtcgcccatGACCATGTCCCACTTCGTCAGgtcgggctcggcgtcgatgacggccaGACAGGCCATGCGCAGCATGGACTTGAGGGTCGCCGGGTCCATCCTCACGTCCCTGCTGGCCTCGATCTTCTTGGGCTCTtcggggggggaggtgacAAACTGCAACTTGCGGTCGCGCCTGACGGTCTGCGACCCGGCCATGGACTCCCAGTGCGTGTTGGTCTTGACGTCGGCGAAGGACAGGATCTGctccgccgagaaggagcaCTTCTCGGACGCTGTCGTGATGTTCATGAGGGAGACTGAGAAGGCGGGGGCGTTAAGGGAGGTCTCGAGCGGGCCGGAGTACACCCTCGAGGGACGAATGTTCCACTTttcgtcgagctgctcgaggagTTCGTCGACCAGGGCGCCCATCTCCAGGTAGGAGATGCCACCAAAGTTGCTGACCAGCAGGATCGTCTCGTCATTGGGGCTGAACTTGACGTATGATCGGTCCGGGTCGTTTTGGTCCAGGCAGTATCGCAACAACTGGTCGACCAGAGCCTCCGGCGATGGACTGGGTGAGACCTTCTTGTACCCGGGCTCGTTGTGCGGCCCCGTTCCCACctccacctcgtcggcgttgagCCGAGCATGTTCTGAGCGGCCCGGCACGTGGCAGTGGTCCATCGTCGCCGCAATGGAAACGATCTCGGACTCCACGGCGACACCGAGCTTGTGAATGTCATCAAGCGacccggcaccggcgcccgACGCTCCGCTGATGACCTTGAGAACGCCAACCTGCCCCGCAAGACCTCTCCGACCGACCAGGCtgccgcccttcttgccAACCGAgacatcgtcgccgcagATGATCATGCGGCAGTTGTGGCCGCGGCTCCgcgccttctcggccgcgagCCCGAAGTGGAGGCAGTCGCCTGTGTAGTTGGTGATGACGAGGATCGTGCCGACGTCTGATGGCACGcgctcgatggcggccaggaTCTGCTTCGCGGAGGGGCTGGCGAAGATGTCACCGGAGACGGAGGCCGCCAGCATGTTGTTGCCGACGTAGCCGGCCCATGCCGGCTCGTggccggagccgccgccggacaCGATGCTGATCTTGGATCTGTCGTACGTTGTGTTGAAGACGACGCGGTTTGACTGGTCCAGGCCGAGCGAGGGGTTGTATGAGATGAAGCCCCGAAGGGACTTGTCGACGAGACCCTCGGACGAGGTGAAGATGTGCCTGTCTGACATGGTTGTTGGGGGCCGAGATGTTGTGTGAATGATCGGTCTGCTGGAACTTGAGATGGTAACTTCGAGACGACTGGTGTGGTGCGAAAATCGAGAATCAAGATTTGTTTTTTAAT is drawn from Colletotrichum destructivum chromosome 6, complete sequence and contains these coding sequences:
- a CDS encoding Putative DhaK domain, DhaL domain, dihydroxyacetone kinase, DhaL domain superfamily — its product is MSDRHIFTSSEGLVDKSLRGFISYNPSLGLDQSNRVVFNTTYDRSKISIVSGGGSGHEPAWAGYVGNNMLAASVSGDIFASPSAKQILAAIERVPSDVGTILVITNYTGDCLHFGLAAEKARSRGHNCRMIICGDDVSVGKKGGSLVGRRGLAGQVGVLKVISGASGAGAGSLDDIHKLGVAVESEIVSIAATMDHCHVPGRSEHARLNADEVEVGTGPHNEPGYKKVSPSPSPEALVDQLLRYCLDQNDPDRSYVKFSPNDETILLVSNFGGISYLEMGALVDELLEQLDEKWNIRPSRVYSGPLETSLNAPAFSVSLMNITTASEKCSFSAEQILSFADVKTNTHWESMAGSQTVRRDRKLQFVTSPPEEPKKIEASRDVRMDPATLKSMLRMACLAVIDAEPDLTKWDMVMGDGDCGETLKTGASHLLDALENRGIASEGSIVSVLHELEEIVESKMGGTLGGILGIFFVSLSNSVQEHAHLARSQGILSLWTLALTSGLEQLGHYTPAKIGDRTILDVLIPFVSAIRDGGFEQAVEAAVQGAEYTRKTKAKLGRATYVAVSEKDTTFHPDPGAWGAMVAIKGLQSGMA